A single window of Syntrophus aciditrophicus SB DNA harbors:
- a CDS encoding type II toxin-antitoxin system MqsA family antitoxin, whose protein sequence is MKAQKCSICGAESLTRKVGTESFEYKGKKKEIPNYVTYECSECGEAIVDSATLKESGKILKDFQREVDGLLTGPQIKAIRIKLGLTQEQLANIIGGGLKSVARYESGQVCQSKGMDNLLRILDAYPQTLKIIQRREQTVKLSAKVTYIEDARARKGYRFKDTIYSPDTKEATYGS, encoded by the coding sequence ATGAAAGCGCAGAAATGTTCAATTTGCGGCGCTGAATCGTTAACACGAAAAGTCGGAACCGAATCCTTCGAATATAAAGGAAAAAAGAAGGAAATCCCCAATTATGTTACCTATGAATGTTCCGAATGCGGTGAGGCCATCGTTGACAGTGCAACATTGAAAGAATCGGGAAAAATTCTGAAAGATTTCCAGCGTGAGGTGGATGGCCTTCTCACGGGACCACAGATCAAGGCTATTCGCATCAAGCTGGGACTCACGCAGGAACAGTTGGCCAATATCATTGGCGGTGGTTTGAAAAGCGTGGCCCGCTATGAATCCGGCCAGGTATGCCAAAGTAAGGGCATGGACAACCTGCTTCGCATTCTGGATGCATATCCGCAGACCTTGAAAATCATTCAGAGAAGAGAACAAACTGTAAAGCTGTCAGCAAAAGTTACCTACATTGAGGACGCAAGAGCAAGAAAAGGCTATCGATTCAAAGATACAATCTATTCTCCCGATACCAAAGAGGCGACATATGGATCATAG
- a CDS encoding DUF1156 domain-containing protein, translating to MKIKKKLIEVALPLDAINKASAREKSIRHGHPSTLHLWWARRPLATARAVIFAQMVDDPSEHPDLYPTEKEQDKERKRLFKIIEDNEREQFQCTCLQHNPSLPQT from the coding sequence ATGAAAATAAAGAAGAAACTCATCGAAGTCGCCTTGCCTCTCGATGCCATCAATAAGGCATCGGCGCGGGAGAAGTCTATCCGTCACGGGCATCCAAGCACTCTGCACCTCTGGTGGGCAAGACGGCCCCTGGCAACGGCTCGGGCGGTGATTTTTGCCCAGATGGTGGACGACCCCTCGGAACATCCTGATTTATACCCTACTGAAAAGGAACAGGACAAGGAACGGAAACGCCTCTTCAAAATCATCGAGGATAATGAGAGAGAACAATTCCAATGCACTTGCCTCCAGCATAATCCTAGTCTGCCGCAAACGTAA
- a CDS encoding AAA family ATPase: MQIESIDIQNYRLFKQASLNKLSRLAVFVGENGAGKSTIFDVFSFLKDSLAQNAAKAVARRGGFKELVSRGTEGPISITLKFRETGGRLATYELSVAFEGGRVVVDREVLKFRRGQRGQPWHFVDFSRGRGTAVTNEAMYGKPGVKVERKEYILDEPTVLAIKGLGQFKEFRVVSEFRNLIENWHITDFHIADARPSAEEGYAEHLSTRGDNVAQVAQFLYDHHPDRFNNILDAMKRRIPGVEKVEAKPTEDGRLVLRFQDGAFKDPFIARYVSDGTIKMFAYLVLLHDPNPFPLLAVEEPENQLYPELLQELAEEFRDYARRGGQVFISTHSPEFMNGLYLDEIYWLSKKDGYSTIYRGADSEVLKRLVAEGDHPGALWRQGVFKGAW, from the coding sequence ATGCAGATTGAGAGTATTGATATTCAGAATTATCGTTTATTTAAGCAGGCCTCACTGAACAAATTATCGCGACTCGCTGTGTTTGTTGGCGAGAATGGCGCGGGAAAATCAACAATTTTCGATGTTTTTTCATTTTTGAAAGACTCCCTTGCCCAGAATGCGGCAAAGGCCGTCGCCAGGCGGGGAGGTTTCAAGGAACTGGTCAGTAGGGGAACCGAGGGGCCCATCTCCATTACACTGAAGTTTCGCGAAACCGGGGGAAGACTGGCTACTTACGAACTATCCGTGGCTTTTGAAGGTGGCAGAGTCGTTGTGGACCGAGAAGTGCTCAAGTTCCGCAGGGGGCAGCGCGGTCAACCTTGGCATTTCGTCGATTTTTCAAGAGGCAGAGGAACGGCCGTCACCAACGAAGCCATGTATGGGAAGCCTGGGGTGAAGGTGGAAAGGAAGGAATACATTCTGGATGAGCCTACGGTACTCGCGATCAAGGGATTGGGACAGTTTAAAGAGTTCCGTGTGGTCTCCGAATTCCGCAATCTCATTGAAAACTGGCATATCACCGATTTTCATATAGCCGACGCCCGGCCCAGCGCCGAGGAGGGATATGCCGAACATCTTTCCACGCGGGGAGATAATGTTGCCCAAGTGGCACAATTCCTCTACGATCATCACCCTGATCGTTTCAACAACATCCTCGATGCCATGAAAAGACGCATCCCCGGAGTGGAAAAAGTGGAAGCAAAACCTACGGAAGACGGGAGACTGGTGCTACGTTTTCAAGACGGGGCATTTAAAGATCCCTTCATTGCCCGGTATGTATCCGATGGAACCATCAAAATGTTTGCTTATTTGGTGCTGCTGCACGACCCCAACCCCTTTCCGCTTCTGGCAGTAGAAGAACCGGAAAACCAACTTTACCCGGAACTTTTGCAGGAGCTGGCTGAAGAATTTCGTGATTATGCGAGAAGGGGCGGCCAGGTGTTCATATCGACTCATTCTCCTGAGTTTATGAATGGATTGTATCTGGACGAAATATACTGGTTATCCAAGAAAGACGGTTATTCGACCATTTATCGCGGTGCGGACAGTGAAGTTCTCAAGCGACTGGTTGCCGAAGGCGATCACCCAGGAGCCCTCTGGCGTCAAGGCGTTTTCAAAGGGGCATGGTAA
- a CDS encoding DUF4276 family protein, translating into MSMEKIIFLLEEPSMKVFLEEFLPRFLPDLEYLCITHEGKQDLEKSIPRKLKAFRRGVFVIVRDNDGADCYFVKKRLMDLCKGGGQSDVLIRIVCQELESWYLGVMDVLADVYNRPRLTGLNRKAKYRNPDRLGSPSSELVKLIPEFRKIEGTRQMGTAMPLRETENFSISFQFFIKGVHQVINNMEIRKKARHSAMRQE; encoded by the coding sequence ATGTCGATGGAAAAGATTATTTTCCTTCTGGAAGAACCTTCAATGAAGGTCTTTCTCGAGGAATTCTTGCCGCGGTTCCTGCCCGATCTTGAATATCTCTGCATCACCCATGAAGGCAAACAGGATCTGGAGAAGAGCATTCCTCGAAAGCTCAAGGCATTTCGTCGGGGGGTATTCGTCATTGTCCGCGATAATGATGGTGCCGATTGCTATTTTGTCAAAAAAAGACTTATGGATCTTTGCAAAGGAGGAGGGCAATCGGATGTCCTGATTCGCATAGTCTGCCAAGAGTTGGAGTCATGGTACCTTGGTGTAATGGATGTCCTAGCAGATGTCTATAACCGCCCAAGGCTGACCGGACTTAATCGAAAGGCTAAATACAGAAATCCGGATCGTCTCGGTAGTCCTTCTTCCGAACTTGTGAAACTAATACCCGAATTCAGAAAAATAGAAGGCACCCGTCAGATGGGCACGGCCATGCCGCTTCGGGAAACGGAGAATTTTTCAATAAGTTTCCAATTTTTCATCAAAGGAGTGCATCAGGTTATCAATAATATGGAAATACGAAAGAAAGCTCGTCATAGTGCCATGAGGCAGGAGTGA
- a CDS encoding protein-export chaperone SecB produces the protein MDHSFKIVGIQLNEAHFAINNQYKREKNKVIDLTHSIEVGYKHADKVLRVLVLISSDSENLPFRFSVAWEGAFAFDEMPSDEELERIARINCASIIFPYVRETIADLTRRANMTPLNLPPLNFVALYEESQQQALKIPLKNTRTKRKE, from the coding sequence ATGGATCATAGTTTCAAGATCGTGGGCATTCAGCTCAATGAAGCTCATTTTGCCATAAACAATCAGTATAAAAGAGAAAAAAACAAGGTCATCGATCTTACTCACAGCATAGAAGTTGGATACAAGCATGCAGACAAAGTTCTCCGTGTGCTTGTCCTGATTTCATCCGATTCAGAGAATCTCCCCTTCCGATTTTCCGTTGCCTGGGAAGGCGCGTTTGCTTTTGATGAGATGCCTTCAGATGAGGAATTGGAACGTATCGCGCGTATCAATTGTGCATCTATTATCTTTCCTTATGTACGTGAAACCATTGCGGACTTGACGAGGCGGGCAAATATGACGCCACTGAACTTACCGCCTCTAAATTTTGTTGCCTTGTATGAAGAAAGCCAACAGCAAGCACTTAAAATTCCTCTTAAAAACACTCGTACGAAAAGAAAGGAATAA
- a CDS encoding type II toxin-antitoxin system MqsR family toxin, whose product MIQKISEKRRPHYELSLFKELFSNAKTRQITQIAHKGAASEGYMTVEDIENVIEQLGSKHFYKSMTTYHSHEIWQDVYHYQDGDKKLYIKIQLSVDRDKAVLIQMKRDEGSDE is encoded by the coding sequence ATGATACAAAAAATCAGTGAAAAACGCAGGCCCCATTACGAGCTCAGCCTGTTTAAGGAATTGTTCTCTAACGCAAAAACTCGACAAATCACACAGATAGCACATAAAGGTGCGGCATCGGAAGGGTATATGACTGTTGAAGATATTGAGAACGTCATAGAACAGCTCGGCTCAAAACATTTTTACAAGTCCATGACCACATATCATAGTCACGAAATCTGGCAGGATGTTTACCATTATCAAGACGGTGATAAGAAACTCTATATCAAGATCCAATTGTCCGTTGACAGGGACAAGGCTGTCTTAATCCAGATGAAAAGAGATGAAGGGAGCGATGAATAA